Within the Fibrobacter sp. UWR4 genome, the region ACAAGTCAAATTTCAAGTAGATCTTGCCTGCAGATCCGCTTCTGTTGGAAAGCTGCAGTGTGGGGTCCGTATTGTGGGGCGTGTAATTGTCGAATTCGGAAATCCAGGTTGCCGCACCCTTACCACTGGGAATGTTGTCTCCAGTATGGTCCATGGTGGTGTAGCGCTTGTCGAACACATAGATACGGCTTGTATCAGAGCCGGTGGAGTAACCGTCATCGCCAGTAAAGATCACGTTGTAACGGCCACTAGCGGTAAAGGTCATATCGGTTTCATATTCGGTAGAGTCGGAAATGATCACCTTACCCGGACCGGAACCTTTCTTCCATTTTACAGGAACTTCGCAAAGACCATCACCGCGGCCATCATCAACAACGGAACCGATGATGTGAAGCTTGTTGGGCTGGACTAGAAGCATTTCTTCGGGAATAGTAGCGACTGGCTTCTCGTTGGCGCCCTGCTTGGGGGCGTAACCTACGAAGAGGGGCAGGAAGGATCCGCCTTCTTCACGCTGGGTCAGGTCCTTACCAAACAGTGCCTTAATCTTGGATGCCGGACGGGATTCTTCCACCATCTTGTAGAAAGGATTACCGCGGGTAAGCGTTTCTCGGAGACCGGAAACAGAAAGACCGGAATTGTCGTTAATGAACAGGGGACGGTCCTTCGCCTTGTCGCTAGCGATCACCTCTACACCCAACAGTTCTGCGGATGCCTTATTGAAGTTGTGGAGAAGAGTGTTACCGTCCTTGGCAGTAAGACCGAGAATCCAGATGGTACCACCGTTATTGGATATCTTTGGACCCTTGGTATCGCCAGTCATGGTTACCTGACGACCCCACAGTTTCTGATAGTTCAGCTGGATTGTGCCGATAGATACGTCTTCCATGAAGACGTCGCCTGTACCTACTTCGTCTGTTTCAAGGGACTTGACCATCATGTTCTTCAGCAGGATGGTGCGGGTAGACTTCTGAATAATGCCGCTTCCGAATTCGGAGAATCGTTCGATGGTCAGTTCATTAAAGGCTCCCTTTTCTACGATGAATTTGCCCTTACCGTCAATGCGACCTTCAATACCCAAAATGCGGCGAACGCGATTGCGAATATAGATGTCTCGGTTAATGGTCCAGCGACCTCCGGGAGGGAAGTAGATGGTTTCTGCACCATCATCGATCGCTTCCTGGATTGCCTTGGCGTCATCGGAACCTGTATTCGCCTTTCCACCGTAGTCACCGGCGACAGTCACCCAGTTGTCGGCCTTCTGTTCTGCGAAGTTAGGGGTTTCCGCTACAGCTACTCGCATGGATTGCTTGGGACTATGGCAAAGTTGCTTACTTTCCTGAGTGGAAAATTCGAAAATTTCGGAAGCGCCAATGTCTTCGCCTACGCCCTTCATGGCGGAGCGAATCTTGGTCTTATACTTGCTAATCTTTACGCCGCGTGCGAAAATGTGGTGGTCTACGACAATGGCGGTAGTGGGTTTTGCATTGCCTTTACCTGGGTCGTACTCCAAGGTGCCGTCCAGCAATGTCATGATGGCGTTCTGGCCGTGGGAATAAATTGCAGGAACCTTTCCCTTGAAGCGGAGAGCTCGAATGGTCAGGTTCATGTCCTCGTTTTCCAGACCGTACTTGGTCTGGGCATTCAAGGTCACGTATTCCATCGTAACGGTATTCTTTTCGCCCTTGGTGTAAAT harbors:
- a CDS encoding glycosyl hydrolase family 28-related protein, with product MSRLIFLTLIFSAFAFAQVEFPLGAKVVNVTKDPYFAKGDGKTDDTEAIQKALNDHPDGDYIIYLPHGIYKVNDQLSWPETGKPATNSRRTILQGQSIGGTIIQLADSTYGFDNVDFPKPVIFTGSGPEPRIRNAIRDLTIRTGKGNPGAIGIRFNASYQGNITNVKIYSGDTTGIYGIDLGHDDNIGPLLLKNVEIRGFNTGIYTKGEKNTVTMEYVTLNAQTKYGLENEDMNLTIRALRFKGKVPAIYSHGQNAIMTLLDGTLEYDPGKGNAKPTTAIVVDHHIFARGVKISKYKTKIRSAMKGVGEDIGASEIFEFSTQESKQLCHSPKQSMRVAVAETPNFAEQKADNWVTVAGDYGGKANTGSDDAKAIQEAIDDGAETIYFPPGGRWTINRDIYIRNRVRRILGIEGRIDGKGKFIVEKGAFNELTIERFSEFGSGIIQKSTRTILLKNMMVKSLETDEVGTGDVFMEDVSIGTIQLNYQKLWGRQVTMTGDTKGPKISNNGGTIWILGLTAKDGNTLLHNFNKASAELLGVEVIASDKAKDRPLFINDNSGLSVSGLRETLTRGNPFYKMVEESRPASKIKALFGKDLTQREEGGSFLPLFVGYAPKQGANEKPVATIPEEMLLVQPNKLHIIGSVVDDGRGDGLCEVPVKWKKGSGPGKVIISDSTEYETDMTFTASGRYNVIFTGDDGYSTGSDTSRIYVFDKRYTTMDHTGDNIPSGKGAATWISEFDNYTPHNTDPTLQLSNRSGSAGKIYLKFDLSALPGPLFDAALKLEFDPDSVKKPIQLNIFGLKETNKDMNYGDQKLGVDWPDYELTWENAPANLPQPGGQFNIRKNSGGGVDTKFADYLGIITLNPKAPLGAFLRTPTFTEFFKRKHASKLYTLILTATDTTESFVMSGNTGKQLAPSLFVGYYDNSRSVGGESMDGGYTLSKVNVDKFSLDCDFDLTVGYPQFVQIEIVNEFGKRMLTVAAREMDGEKKINFKFKAKAFPTGKYILKVNGEAFNAEQKFYILN